The genomic interval GGATAAACTGAAACCTGATTCAAAGGTAAGAATCATGCTTTTGCTTGATGATGAGGAAACAGCGTGGAATAACTTTGCGATGTCACAGTTTCTGAAAGGTTACTCGGAAAAGGATGCCATATATGACAACCTATAACTTTGGCGAAATTATTCTTGTGAGATTTCCCCATACTGACTTGCAGGACATTTCTAAAATGCCTGCCCTTATTTTATACGATTCGGGGGATCAAGATATTCTCATAGCAAGAATAACAACACAGGAATATACCACTTAACTAAAAAATAGGTATACCAATGCAAACATTTACCGTTACCATAGCCAAGGGGGAAAAGTTTTACATTGCACAGTGCAAGGAACACTCAAATTGTTTTACTCAGGGGAAAACAATAGAGGAGGCCATTCATAATATAAAAGAGGTTATTGAGCTTATACTGGAAATCAAAAAGCCTAAAATAAAGGTGGTATTAAAAGAAGATCTTGTAAATGCCTTGTAAAAAAGGCAAAACAGAGTCAGAGATTGGAACTCGAAATTCTATCACTGAACAAAGACCCCACACACGTCTCTATGCACGGCATCTTGTTGCCTGTTTTTAACGCCTTTACAAACATATACAAACACTACCAAGTAAATTGCTTTTTTATAACATTTCTGCTGTCAAGTAAATTCTAAATTATTTTCGCTGAATAGTTACAAAATATCTACATTGATACCGTCATTGTGAGCGACAGCGAAGCAATCTTAAGTCTTTTGGGAACAAGAGATTGCTTCGTCGCTCCACTCCTCGCAATGACATTTTTTAAGGGAAGTGTCCCTATATTAATTATGCGCCGATATCATTTACAAAAGAAAGAACGAGAAATAAAGGAGTTTGATGAAATACTCGATATTATAAAGAAGGGGAAATACATCACTATAGCAATGTGCAGGAAAAACGAGCCCTACATCGTCACCTTGAGCTATGGTTTTGATAAAACAAAAAACGCTTTTTATCTACACAGTGCATTAAAGGGATTAAAATACGAATTTCTAAGAGAAAATAGCAGTGTATGCGCAACAATAATAGATGATAAAGGTTATATAATTAATGAATGTGCGCATGCATATCGTTCACTTGTAGTATGGGGAAAAATGTGTTTGGTGGGAAAAGGTCTATGGCATGGACATACTTCTTGCACATCTGGAAAATACCCCAGAACAGATTAAAAAAGGGGCATTATCTAACATCCATATTTATAAAACAGTAAGTGGCTGTAAGAATAGAAAGATATATCACCACAAAATTACAACGTCTGATAATGTATATTATGTTGTGTTTATAATGGATTTAAGTCGAAACTACGTTCTTATGGCATATTCGCACCTATTTAAACAAATTCCACTTACTTTGTCTTTTTCTGTGTTTTGGTTGTCTGTTTTGTGTCTATCCTTTTTGCTTTGCGCAATTCACGCAATGCAAGATAGAATTGCCTTTCCAGAGATGATTCATATTTCATTATTTCGCTCATCTTATCTTTTTCTTCAATAATTTTTAATGCCTTTAATTGTTGCAATTCATTTTTTGTTCTCTTCTTAGATGTGAAAAATCCCTGTTCATATTCCTGAATACCGGAAGAGGCATGTTCAATAATCTGCTTCTCTATATTTAGACATCTTTTCATCCGCCATATACTAGAAACTATCCTGTCAGCGAAAAACGACTCAATTTCGTTTGAAGGTTTAAACTCCTTGTCTATAATAGCTCTCAAATCATTAAGGTCGTCAATGTTTTCACCTTCGATTAATATTTCATTACTAAATATATATTTTCTAATTACAGTGCTTTTAGGTACGGAGTCTTGTTCTTTTTCTGTAACTTCTTTTACAACAGTTTTTGTAGTTGGTTTTTTAATGATAGTATCCATAATCTTTTCTACTTTACCTTTACTGCCATTCTTCCTACTTTTTTCCTGCAAAACGTTTTCTTTTAATATTGCCGACATAAATCATCCTCCAAAGTAAAAATTAATATCTATTTTACGTAATAGCATGCCAATACGAAAGATACACACATACAGGAAGTAATATCTCATATTTGCTATTAATATTCAATAAATATTTTATCCCCTAATGCATATATGATCATAACTTATTATATTTCCACGGTATGGAAAAAGATGAAAACTAGTATAGCGTTTTATTAAAATATCTACATTGATACCGTCATTGTGAGCGACAGCGAAGCAATCTTAAGTCTTTTGGAAACAAGAGATTGCTTCGTCTTAACGAAACGATGTAATAGTTGATGCAATTATTCTGTTAGAGATTTCTAAATTAAATTTAACTTTTGTTGACATAAATAGTTATAGCATTTGTGAAATCACATTTTGTGAACTTCTTGAGTATATAATAGATTATATTACATAGGTATTGCATAGTTATCGCCAAAGGTATTATTTATAATATACGTTGCCGGATCTTGATTTACTGATGCACTACGGTTACTATACTACAGTCTGTAATCTGGTTTTAATAATCACTGGACGGGCAATCGTAACTTAATACGGATGCGTCTGACTAATGACGTTTACATTTTACTGGGAAAATGGTTTTTTTATGGAGGGACATGTGAAAAAAAAGGTTGTATTTAGCATATCATTGAGGGATCAGGATAATATTCCCGTACAGATGAAGAACAAATTATTAGATAAATTTAATGAATTTGGCATTGAACCGGTTGATATAGGTTGGAATTTTGGAATAACAGACGCCTCTGACCTGGGATTGACAAAATATTTTACAAAAATAACTTACCAAACCGAGGGTAAAGAGGTCGATGATACGAAGGCATACACAAAAAAACTATATGAAACAATTGAAAAAACATTTACTGCTCTCAATCCTGATTTAAAAATTCAAAGTTATGAAATACAGGATTGAACAAACAAGGTTTGCAGTTTTTGATTTATTAAATTGATACAGGGCAAACATTACATAAAAAAACCCTGACAGGGTTTGGAACCCCTGTCAGGGTTAATATGCAAAATACTATCAGACTTATTTATTGAAGTTTTTTAAAAACCTAATCAATGTTGCTCTTTCCTCTTTTCGCATTTTTCATCATTGCAATATTTGCATGGGTCCTTTTTAAATGCGGCCGCACACCCCTCGCAACAAAGCGTAATTGATTTTTCCTCGCATTTTACAATGACTGCTTTTCCCGCTTCATTTGCTTTACCACAAACAGCACACTTTGCATTAGTAATTTCCTCGGCGGTTGCCTGTTTCGTTCCGCAACAACTTGATGCAAGTGTCGTATTTACCGCATTATAGGTAACTAAAGTAAATACAATCGCCAATACTCCGCAAATTAATCCAATACGCTTCACAAATTTGCTCCTTTCTCGAACTTGACATGTATAAAAATTACAATAAACGATGAGCCTTTCTCCAAATAGACCCACCAACGATTATGTAAAACAATAAATTTACTGAAAATGTTTCAACATTTTAAAAAGGCCGCATTTTACCTAAAAAAATCATATTAGTTTACCGCCGAGGGAGCCAAGAATGCAGAAAAAATAAATAAACGGTAAGCGGAACTATTACAAAAGATCATACGGTAAAATGGCTGAGGAATTCTCTCGTACGAATATTTTGAGGATTACAAAAAACCATTTCAGGGCTTCCGGACTCGACAATCTTCCCTTTTTCCAAAAAAATTACCTGCCGGGAAATGCTTTTTGCAAAATGCATTTCATGAGTCGCAATAACCGTTGTCATTCCTTCCGATACCAATTCCCTTATGACTGCAAGGACATCATCTGTCATTTCGGGGTCTAACGAGGATGTAGGTTCATCAAAAAGCATTGCTTCAGGTTTCATGGTAAGGGCGCGCGCAATTGCAACGCGCTGCTGCTCTCCACCCGATAACTGGCCTGGGTAGCTCTTTGCTTTTTTTTCCATACAAACCCTCTGAAGCATGCCCATCGCCCTCGATTCGGCTTCAGGATGGTTAATCCCCAAAACATGTACAGACGCAACCATTACATTATGCAAAACGGTCATATGCGGGAAGAGATTAAACTGTTGAAAAACCATTCCGATTTTTCTGCGTATATCTTCTACTACACCATTGTTTTTTTTATAGCGGTAATCAGGTTCGAGCGTGCCGTATATGGTAAGCTCGTCAACGGAAATTTTTCCCTTTTGAAAACATTCAAGTCCGTTGATACAACGTAATAGAGTGCTTTTCCCGCTTCCCGAAGGGCCTATGATTGAGACAATATCCCCTTTTGCAATATCAAGATGAAAACCTGTGAAAAGAGGCTCGTGGTCGTATTGTTTTGTAAGGTCACGAATTTTAATCATTTAAAATAGTGCTGATGTATGGGCGAAGCATTTGTGATAACTGGCATACATGCGTTCATGCCCGAAAACGCAAATGCTTCTCCCCTACAGTTTCAAAAGACGTTTAGCCTTTTCTCCAGTCTTCTGGAGTAAAGAGAAAGCGGATAACTCATCCCAAAGTACAACAAAGCGGTAATAATCCCCAGTTGAAAGAATTTCATAGAAGATGCCGCAAGTATGCTATAACTTTTAGTAAGCTCTACTAACGCAATTACCGAAACCAAAGAAGAATCTTTAAATAACGATATAAAATCGTTCGTAATCGGAGGCAATGTAATCCTCAATGCTTGAGGGAAAATAATCTTTTCAAATGTTAACCGCCCCGACATGCCCAATGAAAAGGCCGCCTCTGTTTGGCCTTTCGGGATTGCCTGTATGCCCGCTCGGTAAACTTCCGCTTCATACGCCGCATAATTCATCCCCAGCCCTAAAATGGCTGCGGCGAATGCCGACATGGTGATACCGATGTTGGGAAGCCCGTAATATAAAATGTAGAGTTGTATCAGGAGGGGTGTTCCGCGATATACTTCTATATATACGGTAGAAATTTTTTTAATCCATGTATTGCCGTACAAACGCATGACTGCCAATACAATTCCTAATGAAACGGCAAGCATCATAGATAAAACCGAAATGCCAATGGTAACTAACGCCCCTTTTAATAACGTTGGTACGAAGGTAGTTACTATTAAAGGAATTCGCTCTTCAGGTGATGGCGGATTTTCAGCATATTTTTGCAATAATCCCTCATGCAAATAAAGTTTTTCCTGCGCCGCATTCCAGAGTCCCCATTTCCGGCATATTTTTTTTATTTCACCCGTCCTTAAAAGTTTTTCAATGACACGGTTTAGTTCTTCCACTAACGCAGCATCTTCTTTCCGTAAGGCAATGCCATAATATCCCTCCCCTACCGGTCCCCCTACCAATCTCAATTGGGGATTTGGCTTGGCGTAATAGGAAGCAACAGGTAAGTCCACAAAAACGGCATCCAGGCGGTTATCCAGTAAATCCTTAAATGGTTCTACCTGTCCGCTGTATATCTTTATGGTCACGTCCCCCATTTTTTCAAGCATTTGTTTTGCAACGGTATTGTACAGTGTTCCTACCCGTTTACCGTGAAGATCTTCAAATGTATTGATTTTGAAGTCAGAGGCACGGACAACAATTTGTTCGCTAAAGACAAAATATGGACGTGAGAATAGCACGGAGTGCTGTCGTTCGGGTGTAATTTCGATACCATTCAATGCAATATCGAAATCGCCGCGTTGGAGAGACATGAGGATGCTATCCCATTCATTCTGAAAGTAATTTAGTTTTATCCCAAGTTCTTTTGCAATTGCTTCTGCAATTTCTACTTCAAAGCCGATATATTTTTTCGGATGCCTTTGATCTGGAAATACATAAGGAGCCCCCCCATCCGCATCAAAACCCCATGTTAATACGCCGGTCTGTCTGATCTTTTCCAGCGTATCCTGTCCGGCGCAAACAGTATTGTACGGATGGAGTATTGCCAGAAGTAGAATTGATATAACCGAAAGTGTGAAAAAGTGTCGTTTCATAAATTTTTATATATTTTTTCCTATAGAAAATGCCTTGCCAAGGCAGCTTCCAATGCCGTAATATGCACGTGTTTCAGGGGCATATATCATAGGCCGGATCTTTTCAATATCAGGCACGCCGTCATTGTTTAAGGCTGATTCTTCCGCCTTAACATCCATAATCTCGCCGATAAATTGCGTGTGCAATCCTATTTCGAAGGTGTGAAGCAGTTTACACTCCAGAATAACCGGAAATTCATTTATATACGGTGCGTCAACAAACTCTCCCTTGATGGGAGTAAGTCCGGCAGCAGAAAATTTATCCACATCCTTACCGGTAACAACGCCAAAATAGTCTGCCTGCTTTGCATATTTTTCAGACGGAATATTAATCGTATACGCCTGCCTTTCAACAATACAATTATACGAATATGTCGCTTTTCTCAGTGAGATGGCAACGCATGGCGGACTCGAACAGCATATGCCGCCCCATGCTACGTTCATTGCGTTTGGTTTGCCTTCTTTATCATAGGAACAAACAATAAATACGGGGGTTGGGTATGCAATAGCTTTTGCGCCTAAGGATTTTTTCATTATTACACCTTTCTATAATAACAAATAACAACCGAAGTATTTTTTCCAAAAAATCAAATTGTCACTATTTTTGTCGTAGTGTAGGGGCAAAGCACTTGCTGTGAATTGTCATAAATGCGTTCACACCCAAACGGGCAAATGCTTCTCCCCTACTTTTTTTTATTTGTAGGTTGTATACCGGACGATATCATCTTCACCTACATAACTCCCAATCTGCACTTCTATAACTTTTGCAATTTTGTCCGTGGGATTGTGTATCCTATGTTTGGCATTCTGAGGAACAAAGACGCTTTCATTTTTCTGTATTTGCTTTTTTGTATTGCCTATATATATATCAATTTTCCCCTCAACAACATTCCAATGTTCGCTCCTGTATTTATGTTTTTGCAATGAAAGAGTTTTTTGGGGATACACACCGATTTCTTTTACCTTGTAATTGTCTTGCTCATGCAACACCGTATAGTACCCCCACGGCCTGTACACTGTGCTGCCGGTCTTTGTGTGTTGTAGTCCTTTTTTATTTATCGCCGATACGAGTTCTTTTACATTATCCGAACAACCCCTTTTAACGATCAATAAAGAATCCGCAGCATCAATCGCCATTACATCATTCACACCTAAAAAACAAACAAGCCTGTTGTCCGAATACGCAAAGCAATTCTTTGAATCAAAAAATTCAGCATCTCCAATGGTAAAATTTCCCTTTCCATTGGTATAAAACTGTAAATAACTATCCCAGCTTCCCAAATCCGACCATTTAAGATTAAATTTGATCAATGCCGCATTTTTTGTTTTTTGCATAATCCCGTAATCAATAGAATCTGCCACTATGTTTTCAAAATTCCTGCAAAATTCATCATACGTATATTGATAATATTTGTAGCTTGACGGTGAACATGCTGCGAGTTCTCCCAGGAATGTTTTTTTATTAAAACAAAATATCCCGGAATTCCACAACCCCCCTTTTTTTATAAGTAATTTGGCTTTTTGAATCGAAGGCTTTTCTACAAATGTATCCACCAAATACCCTGCACCGAACTTTCTTTTCAGGAGAATATATCCGTATCCTTCCTTGGGGAATGTCGGTTTCACCCCAAATACAATAATTTTATCCTGTTCTGTGAGTGTTTCCGCCTGCCGTATGCATTTTTCAAAATCGTTCACCGGTTCAATTATATGATCGGACGGCAATACACATATGAGTTCGTTCTCATTTAAAATAGTTCTACTCTCAATATATTTTAACGAGAGCATTATGGCTGGGAGGGTGTTTTTGGGAACAGGTTCTAAAATAATATTTTCCTTTAACAAATTCTTGATTGCATTTTTTACTCCAGGCAATAATTGAATCTGATTCAAAACGGTAAACTTATAACTTTCATGAGAAACGATAAAAATGTCTTTTGGGGAAAAACATGGCAAAAGCCTTTCTATCGTTAACTGAAACAAAGACAATCCATCCTTAAATTCAACAAATTGTTTCGGGTGGTCTTCTCTGGATAAGGGCCATAGTCTGGTTCCTTTTCCCCCAGCCAGAATGATTGCCTTTCCGTTTATTTTATCTGTGACAATAACAGTCTTTGTTTTTTTGTTCATCTTATCGTTATTTCTAAAAAAATCCTGACTACTGTATTATTTATATTTTACCATAGGTAAGTTGGCATATACTCTTAATACGGCATCTGCGAGTTTGTCCGGATCATGGCGAAGCAGATCCTGTTTTTCCCAGAGGATACGTTTTTTATCAAAATCTTCTACCAAATCCGCTTTTTTTATATTTATGTTTAATCCGTGCACACCATTGTCAAATTCCGCCAATTCAGCCCCTTCTTTTTTGTACCGGTCAAGAATCTCTTTTTTGGGAATTTTGTCATTAACAATCACATAATCAACCATGCCATCAACAAGATATTTATTAATTGCCTGAATATGATCCGATACTTTATATTTATCCGTTTGCCCTGGTTGTGTAACGATATTACAGACATAAATTTTTACTGCATTGCTGTTACAAATAGCGGTGCGTATTCCGGTCACCAGCAAATTTGTTATAAGGCTTGTGTACAAACTGCCTGGGCCGATAACAATAATGTCCGCGTTGAGAATTTCTTCCACGGCTTCCGGCAATGGTTCGACATTTTCATTTTTTAAAAACACCCTTTTAATAGGAGACTTTCCCACGGCACGGACATTAAACTCTTCTTCTACATAAGCCCCATCTTCCAATTCTGCGCATATGTGTGTATCATTAAGCGTTGATGGTAGCACTTTTCCCCTAATATTTAAAATCTTGCTGGCCTTTTTTATCGCCAGGTCGAAGCTGCCGGTAAGGTCAGTTAAAGCGGCCATTAATAAATTTCCCAGACTCATGCCATTTAACGAACCCTTGTTGAATCTGTATTGAAAAAGCTGGTATAATTCCTGTTCCTGTTCTTCAGTTTCCGACAAAGCTATGAGGCAATTTCTTGCGTCGCCCGGGGGGAGAATTCCAAACTCTTCCCTTAAAATCCCGGAGCTTCTTCCTGAATCAGTAACGGTAACCATCGCCGAGAGGTGTTTGCTGTACGTCTTAGCGCCTTCAAGCATAATCGGCAGACCGGTTCCGCCGCCAATTGCGACAATCTTGAGATTATCAGGGGTCTTACCGCTATTGTAAAGTTGAAGAATCGTAGGAATCTGAAAGATGCGTTTTATTTTATAGTCCGGTTTATCGCATTCGTGTATTGGTTGTTCCAGTTTAAATCTTCCATGTAACATCTGTATCGTAATCAATCCGAGGGACTTTGCAGCCCTTAATTCATTCCGCGTCCTGTCGCCCACCATAACCGCTTCGTTTGGATTTAAATTATGTCTTTTGAGACAATCAAGTATGCAGTCTTCCATAAGCATACCAATTTCCTGGTCATTAATGATAATTTCACTAAAACACGATTTCAAACCAAGTATTTTGACCTTGTTTTCCTGCCTTTCATGCACCCCCACGGTAAGTAAAAACAGTTTGAATCCTCTTTTCTTTAAATCTCTGAGGGTGGGTATTACATCGGAAAAGGGGACGATCCCGGAAAGCTCGCTGCTATTGTATGCACGATACGCAATATTGATAAATTTTTTGTTTGCGCGAAATTTTTTTACAATTTCGTTAAACACGGGATGGTAAGGGCCATGCCTGGCGATAAGTTCCTTTTGTAATTGATATGCGTTCTCTTCCGTAGTGGGAAGTCCTGCCTCAACCATTGCTTTTGCTGCCCGTCTCCTGGAAGCGTCAATCAACAGATTTGTACAGTCGTACAAAGTATCGTCTAAATCAAAAAATATCGCCTTTATTTTCATACAATATCCTTCCTCATGAATATCTATTATAACGAAGTGTTCCTGTTATTTATAGTACTTAGTTTTTAATAAAAGAGTTACATCAGGTGCCTTTGGCAGCACTATATTCTGTTATTGATGTTAATGTAGAGACGCATCGCATGCGTCTCTACAAAAATATTGAATTTCCTATGTAATTGAAGAGATTCTTTGAGTTTTTTTTATGTTTTGAACGCGTAGTTTATTTACCAACAAATGTGCTTGCCGAACCGGTTCAGTAATGCGATACCCCCTGCATACCTTTAAAACAAACTGCGTTGCAAAAGAAAGGCTTGTCTTGTGCCCGACAGAAACAAAAATAGGATTTGTATTTAATTTTGTTCTCAATGCGACTCCTACCATTTTATCTTTATAAATGAGGTTGGAGTATGCGCCTACTGCATTTTCAACAGCAGAATACTCACCTACCAGACAGCTTTTTGCGCAACCAATGGCCGGTTTGTCTAAGATAAGGCCTAAATGCGATGCAAGACCTAAAAACCGGGGATGCGCTATTCCTTGTCCATCAAAAAGAATTATATCTGGTGCTGTTTTTAATTTCTTAAATGATTTAAGAAGTACGGGTGCTTCTCTAAATGACAAAAGGCCGGGTATATATGGAAACATGGCCTTTTCAATAGCAGTTGCTTCTTCAATCTTTTCAAGATTTTTATTACACCTAAAGACAATTACTGCAGCAAATACAAGATCGCTATATTTATCGTATGAAACATCGGCGCCCGCTACCGTGCATATTTTACCGTGATCTTTTTTTAAAATTAATGCATTGCTCAATTCTCTCTGGATTTGAACAGCTTTCGCATAATTTTTCGTCCACGGATGTATTTTTCTTATATGCATTAAAAAGCTGGATTTTGATCGCCACCGAAGTGCGGAGTTAAAGGATGTGAAATTTGTTCCCGACGCCAATCGGGAATTTGTGTCGTACTCATAAAAGTTGAAGCTTTTTTCAAAAAACTACCGTACTACAAAACATTGGTATCAATTACAATTCTCATAATGCGGTATTATATACAACAACATAAGTTTTGCAAGAATTTTAAGACATAACTGCTCGAATTCAGAGGTGGATGTGGGGCGTGATGAATGCTAATGAATATAAGAAGGGCGAACAAATCGTTCCGGCGGACAGTAAACAACCTCCGGGCGGGATGGCTTCGGACAATAGAGGCGTTTTCAGGTGAAAAGCCTAAGGTAAAACAACTGGCATTGTTTTCGGATTACCGTGACGAATTGTCCATAATAACCTGAGAGACCCTCCAGATACGGCTAGACAAAATGAATTGTGCCGTACAAGTGAATGGAGCGCGTACTGGTTGGGATTGTATTTGTGGGATTCCTGGAGCCGGACACATTTTGGAAACAGCGTTTGCCATCAAGTCGTAATGGGACAAGCAGACTGAATATTCTGCTTTGTCTAAGTAACGTCTGGCAGTGTATTGCGCAAAAAGAAATATCCCACAGTACCAGAAAACAACGACCCTGCTATTATACCAAGGAGTTCATCGAACATCCGGCTGCGGATTTTTTCCCGCAAAGATTTGTAGCCGGTTTAAACAAAATCATTCAAGGCTCCTTTAATTATCAATAAAAAATTATCTGCGCAGTTGTATAAAGGCGACCGTCTGTTTATTCAAAAGGAAGCACCCTTCCCCCCTTATAGCAAAAGTAGAGAGGGGGCGGAGGGTCATAAGCGCTAACTTGTTTTATTGACAAATTTTATTCATCATGGTATTTTTATGTTAATTATCCCGCTAATCACTCTATAGGAGGATAAAGCCATGATGAGAGAAGATTGGGATCTTCTAAGAACTTTCTTCCCAAACGATTGGAAAAGTTTAGCCGTTGATACAAATGCTTTAAAAGGCTTGCGCAAGGATAAATCTGAAGAAAAGCTTCTTCGAACATTATTAATTCATTTAGGATGTGGCTATTCATTGCGTGAAACAGTAGTTCGAGCCAAGCGTGCTAACTTAGCAGATTTATCCGATGTTGCCTTATTAAAGCGATTAAAAAAGAGCAAAGAATGGCTATATAAATTATGTTTATCTTTATTCCGTGAGCGTGGCCTCCAAATTAATAAACGGAATAATTTTCATCTTCGCTTATTTGATGCAACAACAGTAAAGGAACCTGGGAAAACAGGAAGTCTTTGGCGCATTCATTATAGTATTGAGGTTCCTTCATTATCTTGCGATTTCTTTAAACTTACGGGAACTGAAGGAGAAGGCACAGGAGAATCTTTTCGGCAGTTTCCGATGAAAAAAGATGATTATATTATAGCTGACAGAGGTTACTGTACTGGCCAAGGAATTCATCATGCAACAAGGAAAGGCGCTTATCTTAGCGTTAGAGTTAATTCGCAATCTCTACGGATATTCGGCGAAGAAAAGAAACCCTTTCCTTTATTGAAAGAAATCCAATATTTAAAAAGACCCCTTGCTATAAAATCATGGAACGTTTTTATTCCAAACGTTGATAATACTGAATATGTCAAAGGTCGTCTTTGTATAATACGCAAAACAGAAGAAGCCATTAAAATAGCTCATAAAAAACTTAAAAGACATGCAAGCAAAAAGGGCATTGAACTAAAACCGGAGACCCTTATTTATGCCAAGTACGTAATAGTATTCACAACGTTTCCTGAAAATCAATTTACCGCTTTTGATATCTTAGAATGGTATCGAGTTCGATGGCAAATTGAACTGGTCTTTAAAAGATTTAAACAAATAGCACAATTTGGACACTTACCTAAATACGATGATGATAGCTCAAAAGCTTGGCTTTATGGCAAACTATTCGTTGCTCTTTTGACAGAAAAACTAATAGATTTTGCTACGTCTTTTTCCCCCTGGGGATACTTCATTGTCAAGCAAGAAGACTAAAAGCAAATGGCGTGAATTTGCTTTTATGCTTAATCAAGTAAAACGGGCTATAGAACCAGCGTTATCATTACAGGAAGTTCTTAAGTGCTGGAATGACATTGCTTGTTCTTTAGCAGAAAATACAAGAATCCGAAAAACACAGATATCAAAATACTTCGAGCATACCTAAAACAAGTTAGCGCTTATGGGGCGGAGGGTACTACTTAAAACATTTGCATACTCAAGAGACTCACGATGTTTGATTTATAGACAATGTCATACAGGTTCAACACGAACACGGCCCTTCGGGGTTAGAAATAAAGATAAAGTGAAACTTTCACTCTTGCTTTCTATTTATCCCCAAAAGGCCGTACCTCCCTGGTATCAATTTAAAATTCACATTTAATGGGCACCCTGTTTTGCAATATAATTGTTACCCCTGGTTGACAAGCTCACCCAGTCTAATATGCTTGCGCATTACAGCATCGATATCCTCCATGTATCTCCCGTCCGCAGGGTAACACTGAGTACCATGAATATGCATGTCCAGCCCGTCAAGCTCTTCTGCTTCAGATACCCTGATACCGATGGTATGTTTTAGTCCAAAGAATATGACGAAGCCCAGTCCACCTGCCCATACTATGGCGGTGGCGAAGGCGATGAGCTGGGCAAGAAACTGCTGGCCGGAACCAACGATCAGCCCACTTACTCCTCCATATGAACCGTCGGCAAAAATCCCTACGGCAAGAAGCCCCCACAACCCATTAGCGCCGTGCA from Candidatus Kuenenia stuttgartiensis carries:
- the yvcK gene encoding YvcK family protein, which gives rise to MKIKAIFFDLDDTLYDCTNLLIDASRRRAAKAMVEAGLPTTEENAYQLQKELIARHGPYHPVFNEIVKKFRANKKFINIAYRAYNSSELSGIVPFSDVIPTLRDLKKRGFKLFLLTVGVHERQENKVKILGLKSCFSEIIINDQEIGMLMEDCILDCLKRHNLNPNEAVMVGDRTRNELRAAKSLGLITIQMLHGRFKLEQPIHECDKPDYKIKRIFQIPTILQLYNSGKTPDNLKIVAIGGGTGLPIMLEGAKTYSKHLSAMVTVTDSGRSSGILREEFGILPPGDARNCLIALSETEEQEQELYQLFQYRFNKGSLNGMSLGNLLMAALTDLTGSFDLAIKKASKILNIRGKVLPSTLNDTHICAELEDGAYVEEEFNVRAVGKSPIKRVFLKNENVEPLPEAVEEILNADIIVIGPGSLYTSLITNLLVTGIRTAICNSNAVKIYVCNIVTQPGQTDKYKVSDHIQAINKYLVDGMVDYVIVNDKIPKKEILDRYKKEGAELAEFDNGVHGLNINIKKADLVEDFDKKRILWEKQDLLRHDPDKLADAVLRVYANLPMVKYK
- the nfi gene encoding deoxyribonuclease V (cleaves DNA at apurinic or apyrimidinic sites), which produces MHIRKIHPWTKNYAKAVQIQRELSNALILKKDHGKICTVAGADVSYDKYSDLVFAAVIVFRCNKNLEKIEEATAIEKAMFPYIPGLLSFREAPVLLKSFKKLKTAPDIILFDGQGIAHPRFLGLASHLGLILDKPAIGCAKSCLVGEYSAVENAVGAYSNLIYKDKMVGVALRTKLNTNPIFVSVGHKTSLSFATQFVLKVCRGYRITEPVRQAHLLVNKLRVQNIKKTQRISSIT
- a CDS encoding IS4-like element ISCku3 family transposase → MMREDWDLLRTFFPNDWKSLAVDTNALKGLRKDKSEEKLLRTLLIHLGCGYSLRETVVRAKRANLADLSDVALLKRLKKSKEWLYKLCLSLFRERGLQINKRNNFHLRLFDATTVKEPGKTGSLWRIHYSIEVPSLSCDFFKLTGTEGEGTGESFRQFPMKKDDYIIADRGYCTGQGIHHATRKGAYLSVRVNSQSLRIFGEEKKPFPLLKEIQYLKRPLAIKSWNVFIPNVDNTEYVKGRLCIIRKTEEAIKIAHKKLKRHASKKGIELKPETLIYAKYVIVFTTFPENQFTAFDILEWYRVRWQIELVFKRFKQIAQFGHLPKYDDDSSKAWLYGKLFVALLTEKLIDFATSFSPWGYFIVKQED